The segment ACCCGACCGCGCACGGCGCCTCATCGACAGCGGGGCCGTCGAGATCGTTCCGCTCGCCTTCATGCGCGGGCGCACGTTCAACGACAGCTTCATCATCCTCGACGAGGCGCAAAACGCCACGCCCGAACAGCTGAAGATGTTCCTCACGAGGTTGGGCTTCGGCTCCACCATGGTCATCACCGGCGACGACACCCAGTTCGACATACCGCGCGCGGCCTCGGGGCTCGCCGGCGCCCGTGCGATTCTCGAGGGGCTCGACGATATCGCGTTTTGCGATCTTTCGGCGCGCGACGTGGTGCGCCATTCCCTGGTCGCCCGCATCGTGGCGGCCTACGAGCGCACAGGCGAGAGAGGATAGCGATGGACGTTTCGATCAACTGCCCGTACCGCCCCGATGCGGCCGGGCTCATCGACATCGAGGGCATCGCCCGCTTCGTCATCGAAAGCGAGGGAAAGCCCGCGTGCACGGAGGTCTCCGTGAACTTCGTGACCGATGACGAGATCCATCAGCTCAACCGCGAGTACCGCGGCATCGACCGGGCGACCGACGTCTTGTCGTTCGAATGCGACGGCGTCGCCGACGCCGGCTTCGACGCTGCGGAGGCCGACGTGTACGAGCTGGGAGACATCGTCATCGCCCCGGACGTGTGCGAGCGGCAGGCGGCGGAGTTCGGCACGGCGTTTCCCGACGAGCTGAGCCTCATGCTGGTCCACGGGCTGCTCCATCTGTGCGGGTACGACCACTGCGAGGACGGCGAGG is part of the Berryella intestinalis genome and harbors:
- the ybeY gene encoding rRNA maturation RNase YbeY yields the protein MDVSINCPYRPDAAGLIDIEGIARFVIESEGKPACTEVSVNFVTDDEIHQLNREYRGIDRATDVLSFECDGVADAGFDAAEADVYELGDIVIAPDVCERQAAEFGTAFPDELSLMLVHGLLHLCGYDHCEDGEAEEMERRERELLSSFYGRPFAR